A region from the Xiphias gladius isolate SHS-SW01 ecotype Sanya breed wild chromosome 20, ASM1685928v1, whole genome shotgun sequence genome encodes:
- the LOC120806790 gene encoding placenta-specific gene 8 protein-like isoform X2 — MALTNQPGRYQPSDFQTGLLNVCDDCGTCKHFFCFLLLGFLCSMCLGCSFASDMDEFCLCGLSMSILSVYRTKCNIRGSMCGDFMAVTFCPFCATCQLRRDIDRRKEQGIF, encoded by the exons ATGGCTTTGACCAACCAACCAGGCAGGTACCAACCCTCTGACTTCCAGACCGGCCTGCTTAATGTCTGCGATGACTGTGGAACttgtaagcattttttttgtttttt GCTGCTAGGGTTTTTATGCTCCATGTGCCTGGGCTGCTCCTTTGCCAGTGACATGGACGAGTTTTGCCTGTGCGGCCTGAGCATGTCCATCCTCAGCGTCTACAGGACCAAATGCAACATCAGA GGGTCGATGTGTGGTGATTTTATGGCGGTCACGTTTTGCCCGTTCTGTGCCACCTGCCAACTGAGGAGAGATATTGACCGCAGGAAGGAGCAAGGCATTTTCTGA
- the LOC120806790 gene encoding placenta-specific gene 8 protein-like isoform X1 translates to MCLGCSFASDMDEFCLCGLSMSILSVYRTKCNIRGSMCGDFMAVTFCPFCATCQLRRDIDRRKEQGIF, encoded by the exons ATGTGCCTGGGCTGCTCCTTTGCCAGTGACATGGACGAGTTTTGCCTGTGCGGCCTGAGCATGTCCATCCTCAGCGTCTACAGGACCAAATGCAACATCAGA GGGTCGATGTGTGGTGATTTTATGGCGGTCACGTTTTGCCCGTTCTGTGCCACCTGCCAACTGAGGAGAGATATTGACCGCAGGAAGGAGCAAGGCATTTTCTGA
- the cops4 gene encoding COP9 signalosome complex subunit 4, which yields MATEVRQELAQLMNSSGSHKDLAAKYRQILEKAIHFKDADQLESLKAFVEAMVNENVSLVISRQLLTDFCTHLPNLPDATAKAVYHFTLEKIQPRVISFEEQVASIRQHLATIYEKEGDWRNAAQVLVGIPLETGQKQYNVDYKLDTYLKIARLYLEDDDPVQAEAYINRASLLQNESSNEQLQIHYKVCYARVLDFRRKFIEAAQRYNELSYKSIVHESERLEALKHALNCTILASAGQQRSRMLATLFKDERCQQLAAYGILEKMYLDRIIRGNQLQEFAAMLMPHQKATTADGSSILDRAVIEHNLLSASKLYNNITFEELGALLEIPPAKAEKIASQMITEGRMNGFIDQIDGIVHFETREPLPTWDKQIQSLCFQVNNLLEKIRQAAPEWAAQAMEAQMTQ from the exons ATATCGACAAATTCTGGAGAAGGCCATTCACTTTAAAGATGCAGATCAGCTGGAATCCTTGAAGGCGTTTGTTGAAGCAA TGGTCAACGAAAATGTCAGTCTTGTCATCTCGAGGCAACTGCTCACTGATTTCTGCACACATCTGCCCAACCTGCCTGACGCCACAGCGAAAGCAGTGTATCACTTCACCTTGGAGAAGATTCAGCCGAGGGTCATATCCTTCGAGGAACAG GTAGCTTCAATCAGACAGCACTTAGCAACCATTTATGAAAAGGAAGGAGACTGGAGGAACGCTGCCCAGGTTTTAGTTGGTATTCCCCTGGAAACAGGACAGAA GCAATACAATGTCGACTATAAATTGGATACGTACCTGAAAATTGCCCGTCTCTACTTAGAGGATGATGATCCAGTGCAGGCAGAGGCCTACATCAACAGAGCCTCATTGCTTCAGAACGAGTCCTCTAATGAACAGCTGCAGATACACTATAAG GTGTGCTATGCAAGAGTCCTAGACTTCAGGAGGAAGTTCATTGAAGCTGCACAGAGATACAACGAGCTGTCTTATAAGTCAATTGTACATGAGAGTGAACGTCTGGAAGCACTGAAACACGCCCTTAACTGCACCATACTGGCTTCTGCAG GCCAGCAGCGCTCCCGTATGTTGGCCACCCTCTTTAAGGACGAGCGCTGTCAGCAGCTGGCTGCCTATGGTATTCTGGAGAAGATGTATCTGGACCGGATCATCAGAGGAAACCAGCTGCAGGAGTTTGCTGCCATGCTGATGCCTCACCAGAAGGCCACCACAGCGGATG GCTCCAGCATCCTCGACAGAGCTGTGATTGAACACAACCTCCTGTCTGCTAGTAAACTCTACAACAACATCACTTTTGAAGAACTAGGGGCACTGTTGGAAATCCCTCCAGCAAAG GCTGAGAAGATTGCTTCACAGATGATCACTGAAGGACGCATGAATGGCTTCATCGACCAGATAGATGGAATCGTACACTTTGAGA CCCGTGAACCCCTTCCTACCTGGGACAAACAGATCCAGTCTCTGTGTTTCCAAGTCAACAACCTCCTAGAAAAGATCCGTCAGGCTGCTCCAGAGTGGGCTGCGCAGGCAATGGAAGCCCAGATGACCCAGTAA